The Magnetococcus marinus MC-1 genome contains the following window.
GGAAATAGCTGGCGACGGGGCGTGTTGCGGGGCGGGTGGTGAGTATATGATGCGCTATCCGCAACGCAGTCGCTTGATCCGCCAAGATAAGCTGGAGGCCATCCACGCCAGCGGTGCGCAAACGGTGGTTGCCACCAATCCAGGTTGCATGCTCAATACCCAAGCCGGGTTAGAGGCCGAGCACAGCCCCGTGCAGGTTAGGCACTTGGCGGAAGTATTGTGGAAATCGCGGGAAAATCTACTGCCCCGGGTGAAACAGTCGTAGGGTTATGCCGCGCAGCGCAAAAATAGGGAACTTAGCCTTGCCAAGCTACTCCATGCTAAGTAACTTGGCGAGGCTGAACTGTACACACATTTTTGTTGAACAACCTAAATAGGAGAGAATCACCATGGGTCAACGCAGAGGGTTTGCCCTTGTTGCCATTACCCTAACCTTAATGTTTTCCACCCTAACGGTGTGGCCTGAGCAGGCCGAAGCACGCATGGGCCGCAGCTCCTCATTTGGCTCAAAAGGCAGTCGCAGCATGAGTACACTGCCCCAGAGTAGCCCCAGCCGTTTTTCTAGCACGCAACGCCCTTCGGCCACACAGCAAACTGCCAATCAGCCTCAACAAAAGAGTGGTTTTGGCGGTATGTTGGGGGGGCTGTTTGGAGGGCTGTTATTGGGGGGGCTGCTGGGATCCTTGATGGGGGCCGGGGGTGGCTTGGGTGGTTTGCTTATGATGGTGCTGTTGGCAGCGGGGGTCTTTTTTCTGGTCAAACGTTTTATGGGAACGCGTCCCCCAGCGGATGAGGCGGCCTACGCCCGTTCCCATGGTGCTTATCGCCCCCAGCCCCAGGAGATGGACCAACCCATGCAGCGGGAGATGCACATGCCCCAGGGCCTGCCCATGGGTAGCGGGTCGGATGTTGAGGATTTTTCAGCACAGGATGAGCGGCAACAGACGCTGGATCGGCTCTTGGCGGAAGATTCTAA
Protein-coding sequences here:
- a CDS encoding Tim44 domain-containing protein; protein product: MGQRRGFALVAITLTLMFSTLTVWPEQAEARMGRSSSFGSKGSRSMSTLPQSSPSRFSSTQRPSATQQTANQPQQKSGFGGMLGGLFGGLLLGGLLGSLMGAGGGLGGLLMMVLLAAGVFFLVKRFMGTRPPADEAAYARSHGAYRPQPQEMDQPMQREMHMPQGLPMGSGSDVEDFSAQDERQQTLDRLLAEDSNFDEFTFIDGAKRCFEMLQTSWSTFDMTTLQGLLTPQMMEEVENHARQLQANGQRDVVKNVHFSEAALVEAWSEQGQDYLTVRFDVSLVEYVEDASGQVVSGDANHPQQVQEFWVFTRAQGARNPNWQLSAIQQAQ